Genomic DNA from Terriglobales bacterium:
ATGATCACCATGGCGATGGGACATAACCACAAAATCAAGCTTTTGCAGATCGACGCCCGCCGCCTTCACGTTGTGTTCGAGGATCTGGGAGTTGTTGCCGGTGTCGAAGAGGATGCGTTTGCCGCCATATTCGACCAGGGCAGCAAACCCCCAATCCATGGTCAGTGACGAAGATTTGCCGAAGGAGTCGTACAGAATGGTGACGCGGTTTGGCGTTTCTGCTGCACCCACACCCGCGAGCAACATAACGCAGGCCGCCAGCGCGCATACCGAGATGTGCTGCTTCATAGGTTCCTCCAGGGGATTCAGTTTTCTTCTTTCCCTAGTTGACTTCGCAGAATTGACCCGAGCTTGGCGGGAAGATGCGAAAGTTTGGCACCACCGACATGTGCTTGGCAACCGCTGAAATGAGACTGGAGCGGTGCTGC
This window encodes:
- a CDS encoding MBL fold metallo-hydrolase, translating into MKQHISVCALAACVMLLAGVGAAETPNRVTILYDSFGKSSSLTMDWGFAALVEYGGKRILFDTGNNSQILEHNVKAAGVDLQKLDFVVMSHRHGDH